Proteins encoded in a region of the Altererythrobacter ishigakiensis genome:
- a CDS encoding site-specific integrase — MSARRALLDGNFARRKLPLREREYCIWDTELAGFGLRVRPSGNYFWFVRLRHRGKHRRITLGRTDELEAELARAQARRILAEAALDGLPKRAVVKATPTMTDFVEANWDDLSRVWKPSTTKRNWNAWRLTIKPTFGDTRVADILPPDIHRWRDGCAGESEVKFNRAVPVLSALFKYAEALKMRRPGSNPCRGMPRYKRQSVERYLTPAEYRRIGAALREAEEDRPAEVAIARLLLFTGARVGEIENLRWEWVMPPRLLLPDSKTGPKVIWLNTQAQDVLAGIERREDCELVFPNRTGKRPLNFDTWWYSFRRRCALPDVRIHDLRHSFASTAIMDNVPLSTIGKLLGHKLVETTAKYAHLSDDVIGEAAERVSGSLAQAIGLRP; from the coding sequence ATGTCTGCGCGCAGAGCGCTTCTTGATGGCAATTTTGCCCGTCGCAAATTGCCGCTGCGCGAGCGCGAATATTGCATCTGGGACACCGAACTTGCAGGCTTCGGTCTGCGCGTGAGGCCGAGCGGGAATTACTTCTGGTTCGTTCGCTTGCGCCATCGCGGTAAGCATCGCCGCATCACCCTTGGCCGAACCGACGAGCTTGAGGCGGAGCTGGCGAGGGCGCAGGCCCGTCGCATCCTTGCCGAAGCCGCGCTCGATGGATTGCCCAAGCGCGCAGTGGTGAAGGCCACTCCGACGATGACGGATTTCGTTGAGGCCAATTGGGATGATCTTTCGCGCGTCTGGAAGCCATCGACCACAAAGCGGAACTGGAATGCGTGGCGGCTCACCATCAAGCCCACATTTGGTGACACGCGCGTAGCGGACATCCTCCCACCAGACATCCACCGCTGGCGCGATGGATGCGCGGGAGAGAGCGAGGTGAAGTTCAACCGCGCCGTGCCCGTTCTGTCAGCGCTGTTCAAATATGCCGAAGCGCTCAAGATGCGTCGGCCAGGTTCGAACCCCTGCCGAGGCATGCCGCGCTACAAGCGGCAAAGCGTCGAACGTTATTTGACGCCAGCCGAGTATCGCAGGATCGGAGCGGCATTGCGTGAGGCTGAGGAAGACCGACCGGCAGAGGTCGCAATCGCTCGCCTGCTCTTGTTCACCGGCGCGCGCGTGGGCGAAATCGAGAATCTGCGCTGGGAGTGGGTGATGCCGCCCCGACTGCTGCTGCCAGACAGCAAGACCGGCCCCAAGGTGATTTGGCTCAACACGCAGGCGCAGGATGTCCTTGCCGGGATCGAGCGGCGCGAGGATTGCGAGCTGGTATTCCCGAACCGTACTGGCAAACGCCCGCTCAACTTCGATACGTGGTGGTACAGCTTTCGGCGGCGATGCGCTTTGCCTGACGTTCGCATCCACGACCTGCGCCATAGCTTCGCTTCGACCGCGATCATGGACAACGTGCCGCTATCGACCATCGGCAAGCTGCTGGGCCACAAACTGGTCGAGACAACCGCCAAATATGCGCATCTGTCCGATGACGTGATCGGCGAAGCCGCCGAGCGGGTATCAGGCTCGCTGGCGCAGGCGATTGGCCTAAGGCCATGA
- a CDS encoding anaerobic ribonucleoside-triphosphate reductase activating protein translates to MESVATLPEGRRHVERRAAVPFHGLTPFTMLDFPDRVACIIWVAGCNMRCGYCHNPQIVLGQGSIGEEEIFAFLTRRRGLLDGVVLSGGEATSWRGLFDFAVKVKAMGFALKLDTNGLRPDVVARLLEARLLDWIALDYKAPPTKFQRVTGVKGCSRFSSTLDLLCSQNTVPFEVRTTVHSDLLDEEDVLTMASDLAGRGYRGTYAIQQAVSGEVRSTLGDLPENKLSINQLRLSAESQITLRFR, encoded by the coding sequence ATGGAATCGGTTGCAACATTGCCGGAGGGCAGACGGCACGTCGAAAGGCGTGCCGCCGTCCCGTTTCACGGGCTGACCCCCTTTACGATGCTGGATTTTCCGGACCGGGTCGCCTGTATCATCTGGGTTGCAGGCTGCAACATGCGTTGCGGATACTGCCACAACCCTCAAATCGTGCTGGGACAAGGCAGCATAGGCGAGGAGGAAATTTTTGCGTTCCTCACCAGACGTCGGGGGTTGCTCGATGGCGTTGTGCTTTCCGGCGGGGAGGCGACGAGTTGGCGCGGGCTGTTCGATTTCGCGGTGAAGGTCAAAGCGATGGGATTTGCCCTCAAGCTCGACACCAACGGTCTGCGTCCCGATGTGGTCGCCCGATTGCTCGAAGCGCGATTGCTCGACTGGATCGCGCTCGATTATAAGGCGCCGCCTACCAAGTTTCAGCGTGTGACCGGCGTCAAAGGCTGTTCCCGGTTTTCATCGACGCTGGACCTGTTGTGCAGCCAGAACACGGTCCCATTCGAGGTGCGCACGACCGTACACAGCGACTTGCTTGACGAGGAGGACGTGCTCACCATGGCCAGCGACCTTGCCGGTCGTGGCTATCGCGGTACCTATGCAATTCAGCAAGCGGTCTCCGGCGAAGTTCGGTCAACGCTTGGCGACCTTCCGGAAAACAAGCTCTCGATCAACCAGCTGAGGCTCTCGGCGGAAAGCCAGATCACGCTTCGATTTCGTTAG
- a CDS encoding efflux RND transporter periplasmic adaptor subunit, translated as MLARLALGVLAVFALTLAGCSGKTEGDETAPEAQAEPREVTTAMVESQPFAEPVKAFGTIAAQQRSAIGALTEGPVERIFVKVGDRVSRGQALFRIRQADYQRRVVEAQAAVDLTNAQAIEAERRYERVMALAPKGFVSKAQVDAAETELAVARAQKAQAQAALGTAQQALADTITRAPYDGVVTARMVDEGVYLNNRFSMGGQSAALELQELGIVAAIVNAPQEYVDAFRRNMPARVYIEGFEQPFDSTVYIINDRVDPESRMVELRLPIRNPDYRISSGLAVRAEISVPPVQAIVLPRPAILGDSAAAYVFVVVNGKAQRREVAFESIDLDQVRIRSGLEPGDEVILDPPATLRNDEPVKSRRTRGAS; from the coding sequence ATGCTAGCGCGCCTTGCTCTTGGTGTGTTGGCTGTGTTTGCGCTGACTTTGGCTGGCTGTTCAGGCAAAACTGAGGGGGATGAGACTGCGCCAGAAGCTCAGGCAGAGCCGCGCGAAGTTACGACGGCGATGGTCGAATCCCAACCGTTCGCTGAACCAGTTAAGGCATTCGGCACGATTGCAGCCCAACAGCGCAGTGCAATTGGTGCGCTTACCGAAGGGCCGGTGGAACGAATTTTCGTCAAGGTCGGCGACAGGGTATCTCGCGGACAAGCGCTGTTTCGTATCCGCCAGGCCGACTATCAGCGTCGCGTAGTTGAAGCACAGGCAGCAGTCGATCTGACAAATGCGCAAGCGATTGAGGCTGAAAGGCGTTACGAGCGCGTTATGGCCCTTGCCCCAAAGGGGTTCGTTTCGAAAGCCCAGGTTGACGCAGCTGAGACGGAGCTGGCTGTAGCGCGGGCGCAGAAGGCACAGGCTCAGGCGGCCCTCGGCACCGCACAGCAGGCATTGGCCGACACAATCACGCGCGCGCCATACGATGGGGTAGTAACCGCGCGGATGGTCGATGAAGGTGTATACCTCAACAATCGCTTTTCGATGGGAGGGCAATCAGCCGCGCTGGAATTGCAAGAGCTCGGGATCGTTGCCGCCATCGTCAACGCGCCGCAAGAATATGTCGATGCGTTTCGACGCAACATGCCAGCGCGGGTCTACATTGAAGGATTCGAGCAGCCATTCGACAGTACCGTGTACATCATCAACGACCGGGTCGATCCTGAAAGCCGGATGGTCGAACTGCGGCTGCCGATCCGTAATCCCGATTACCGCATCAGTTCAGGGCTGGCAGTCAGAGCCGAGATCTCGGTGCCGCCAGTGCAAGCGATCGTTTTGCCCCGCCCGGCAATACTCGGCGACAGTGCTGCAGCCTACGTCTTTGTGGTCGTAAACGGAAAGGCACAGCGCCGGGAAGTTGCGTTCGAGAGTATCGATCTCGATCAGGTGCGTATCCGTTCAGGTCTGGAACCCGGAGACGAGGTTATTCTCGATCCTCCGGCCACCTTGCGGAATGACGAGCCGGTCAAATCACGCCGAACCCGCGGCGCAAGCTGA
- a CDS encoding hotdog fold thioesterase, whose translation MNQNHVPIDRERLDEMLRIAPFHRWLDLKIRSVTRDQLEIEMPWRDEIVSNPMIGSAHGGVLASLIDLTGLYALLAHGVTAKATADLRVDYHRPATSGPLIATGQVVKAGRQFSVAETSVTGPDGKLLASGRGAYIC comes from the coding sequence ATGAATCAGAATCATGTCCCGATTGATCGTGAGCGCCTTGATGAGATGTTGCGGATTGCCCCGTTTCACCGATGGCTCGACCTGAAGATTCGGTCCGTTACGCGCGATCAACTCGAGATCGAAATGCCCTGGCGTGACGAGATTGTTTCCAACCCGATGATCGGTTCGGCTCATGGAGGGGTTCTCGCGTCATTGATCGACCTCACAGGGCTTTATGCCCTGCTTGCGCACGGTGTGACCGCGAAGGCGACCGCTGATCTGAGGGTCGACTATCATCGACCGGCGACCTCTGGACCGCTGATCGCGACTGGTCAGGTGGTAAAGGCCGGAAGGCAATTCTCGGTTGCCGAGACCAGTGTCACAGGGCCCGATGGCAAGCTGCTCGCCAGCGGCAGAGGTGCCTACATATGCTAG
- a CDS encoding MarR family winged helix-turn-helix transcriptional regulator, with translation MATKLDNDADEKAAAFLTDQDRLVFLLEELTRRLRRTFDTSVEQFGLTRTQWRTLAYLYRTPGMTQTELARELELERASIGQAIDRLEELDLVERRSAKNDRRVWQVHLQPAAIDLLPKMRVEADNVYARLLEGIKGEDLEAFKSTLTTMQRNLGDA, from the coding sequence ATGGCAACCAAGCTCGACAATGATGCCGACGAAAAGGCAGCAGCCTTCCTGACCGATCAAGACCGATTGGTTTTTCTCTTGGAAGAGCTGACAAGACGATTGCGTCGCACCTTCGACACCTCAGTCGAACAGTTTGGCCTCACCCGTACCCAGTGGCGTACGTTGGCCTACCTCTATCGCACGCCGGGAATGACACAGACTGAACTCGCGCGAGAACTGGAACTGGAACGTGCCAGCATTGGCCAGGCGATCGACCGCCTGGAAGAACTGGATCTGGTCGAACGGCGCAGCGCCAAAAACGACCGGCGGGTTTGGCAGGTGCACCTGCAGCCCGCTGCAATCGACTTGCTTCCAAAAATGCGGGTTGAGGCCGACAACGTCTATGCGCGCTTGCTTGAGGGAATAAAGGGCGAGGACTTGGAAGCATTCAAGTCTACCTTGACCACAATGCAGCGCAATTTGGGCGATGCCTGA
- a CDS encoding alpha/beta fold hydrolase, translated as MESVTTKIEGSGGLSLAAEVVGDDSAMPVLLAHGGGQTRRAWKRVTGDLATAGYRAIAIDMRGHGDSDWSRSGAYEMRDFASDLVAIASKLDRKPALVGASLGGLSGIIAEGHLAPESFASLTLVDIAPRMEAGGVMRVVGFMEEHVDRGFSSPEEAAEIIARYMPHRQKRGAGEGLRRYLRQKEDGRYYWHWDPAFIRNIMTAKRSDPTHQERQFDMLSDAASRLSLPLHLIRGGSSDLVSEDAVTHLRGLVPHMEYTDIADATHMVVGDANDAFSIAIVNFLMRQHSPEGPVS; from the coding sequence ATGGAAAGCGTGACCACCAAAATCGAGGGATCGGGAGGACTCTCCCTTGCCGCAGAAGTGGTCGGTGACGACAGCGCGATGCCCGTCCTGCTCGCGCACGGCGGTGGGCAGACTCGCCGCGCTTGGAAGCGGGTAACTGGTGATCTGGCCACGGCTGGCTACCGCGCGATTGCCATTGATATGCGCGGTCATGGCGACAGCGATTGGTCTCGTAGCGGAGCATACGAAATGCGTGACTTCGCCTCCGATCTCGTTGCTATCGCTTCGAAGCTAGATCGCAAGCCAGCCCTCGTGGGTGCCTCTCTTGGCGGGCTTTCCGGGATTATTGCCGAAGGACACCTCGCCCCCGAAAGCTTTGCATCGCTAACCCTTGTTGACATTGCTCCGCGCATGGAGGCGGGCGGCGTGATGCGCGTAGTGGGCTTCATGGAAGAACATGTCGACCGGGGCTTTTCTTCACCTGAAGAGGCGGCAGAAATTATCGCCCGCTACATGCCCCATCGCCAAAAACGCGGTGCAGGCGAAGGTCTGCGCCGCTATTTGCGGCAGAAGGAAGATGGCCGCTACTATTGGCATTGGGACCCTGCGTTCATCCGCAATATCATGACCGCCAAGCGAAGCGATCCGACCCATCAGGAACGGCAGTTCGATATGCTGAGCGATGCAGCAAGTCGGCTTTCCTTGCCGCTTCACCTCATTCGCGGCGGATCGAGTGATCTGGTTTCCGAAGACGCAGTGACACATCTGCGCGGTCTCGTTCCGCACATGGAATACACCGACATCGCCGATGCGACCCATATGGTGGTGGGTGATGCGAACGATGCCTTCTCGATTGCTATCGTCAATTTCCTGATGCGCCAGCACAGCCCCGAAGGGCCGGTTTCATGA
- a CDS encoding tyrosine-type recombinase/integrase has protein sequence MTAASLKKIVEEALAEVGATVNFKLVPKGKARTTTWLGVEHGFGIRHYPSGRNVYIVQTRMAGRMRTVTIGPASVLTRYQAQMVARRVIAYAQVGRDPATERQRIRSAPSFAEFVTEYWDRWAPRWKASTLETHTGYRRRYLDDAFAGVYIDELNEGHVTSWFADLNNRTGPGASNRTFEILKHMLNKAEEWGYRLENTNPCRSVRPNRKRQCERFLTNDELARLGAELAKLRSSDDRTKQCAGAAITLLLLTGCRKSEILTLEWSDIKGNRLHLRDSKTGPRTVWLGSAAREVIGTLPRFERIPYPFWNYSYRKPLRCVNGFWRRLRDEAGLPGVRIHDLRHTYASHAAMNKETLPMIGRLLGHANVQTTARYAHLDDEHLLDAAQKIGDAIKDMLARA, from the coding sequence ATGACCGCCGCCAGTCTCAAGAAGATCGTCGAGGAGGCGCTTGCCGAGGTTGGGGCAACCGTCAACTTCAAGCTCGTTCCCAAAGGCAAGGCGCGCACCACGACCTGGCTCGGTGTCGAGCACGGCTTTGGCATCCGCCACTATCCGAGCGGTCGCAATGTCTACATCGTCCAGACCCGCATGGCAGGTCGTATGCGCACCGTGACAATCGGGCCTGCGTCGGTCCTCACGCGCTACCAGGCGCAAATGGTTGCGCGCCGCGTAATCGCTTACGCGCAGGTCGGTCGCGATCCGGCGACCGAACGTCAACGAATCCGGTCCGCTCCGAGCTTCGCCGAATTCGTGACCGAGTATTGGGATCGCTGGGCACCACGCTGGAAAGCATCGACCCTGGAAACGCACACCGGCTACCGCCGCCGCTATCTCGATGACGCCTTTGCTGGGGTCTACATCGACGAACTCAACGAGGGCCATGTGACGAGCTGGTTTGCGGACCTCAACAATCGGACCGGGCCGGGAGCGTCAAACCGAACCTTTGAAATCCTCAAGCACATGCTGAACAAGGCCGAGGAATGGGGCTACCGGCTCGAAAACACCAACCCGTGCCGCTCCGTCCGGCCCAACCGCAAGCGCCAGTGCGAGCGCTTCCTTACCAATGATGAGCTGGCCCGTCTGGGTGCGGAGTTGGCGAAGCTGCGATCATCGGACGACCGCACGAAGCAATGCGCGGGTGCGGCTATCACGCTGTTGCTGCTGACAGGTTGCCGGAAGAGCGAAATCCTCACGCTCGAATGGAGCGACATCAAGGGCAACCGACTGCACTTGCGCGACAGCAAGACCGGACCACGAACGGTATGGCTGGGCTCGGCAGCCCGCGAAGTAATTGGCACGCTACCGCGCTTCGAGAGGATTCCATACCCGTTCTGGAATTACAGCTACCGCAAGCCGCTGCGGTGCGTGAATGGATTCTGGCGCAGGCTCAGAGACGAAGCCGGACTACCCGGCGTTCGCATCCACGACCTGCGTCACACCTATGCCAGCCACGCGGCGATGAACAAGGAAACCTTGCCGATGATCGGGCGTCTGCTCGGCCATGCCAATGTGCAGACGACTGCTCGATATGCTCACCTCGATGACGAGCATTTGCTTGATGCAGCACAGAAAATAGGAGATGCGATCAAAGACATGCTTGCGCGCGCCTAG
- a CDS encoding efflux RND transporter permease subunit gives MWLADVSIRRPVFATMLIASLVVLGLVSFNRLGVDLFPEVEFPYVSVTTALPGASPGTMETEVTDVIEEQLNTIAGLRQMRSISAEGVSIVNLEFELEEDADLKAQEVRDKMSRLAADLPDDSEPPVIEKVDPDAAPILSVLLSGDMPIRDLTTFADEEVKERLQRVPGVGSVELVGGREREMRIWLDAATMRARGVTADDVLGAIQRENAELPGGRLVTEGRTRQFGIRTLAEARTAAEFAAIPILYRPNGQTVRIGDVGRVEDSIEDEESYAQLDGEPGVVLEVRKQSGENTVAVAEQIRAEIESIRTTAPEGVNFIIARDTSRFIEQAIGDVLFDLFIAVVLVVAVTFLFLLSWRATVIVLLAIPTSIVATFVAFAAFDFTVNMVTLLALTVAIGLLVDDAIVVVEAVQNDVDEGKDATEAAHTATRRVALAVLAGTFATLAVFVPIAFMEGIVGRFFFQYGLAIVFSVSVSMLVAFTLTPALSARLLRPEHAESGWLGRIERFHIGMRQRYERLVSWAINRRYLVLGGALASVLIGGFFAALVPSTFMSTTDRSEFLATVKLPQGTGVSEAKKAAEQVDSSLRQNPEVELVFVSAGSGTNPKINELDVYIGLSPKRSREATQDDVMTFARNEILGDVPAAREVSVEEVPWVSGAGVGQTAIELIITGPDTAAINEYARWLEGELAARSEFVDVRSSYEGGRPELQIVLDRDRAADLGISARSLAAASRTLVGGSDAGTFEADGRRYDIRVRLEERERQGLGDVEAIPLRTGQGTLVDLAAIADVDVALSAAEIERIDRSRQISVLANTAPGVALSVAVADVEELLTANPPPAGLATRMEGTARRLAETSEAIIFAFALAIVALYIVLASQFNSFGQPIIIMLTAPLSFSGAYFLMWAAGQEMSLFAQIGMIALMGIVMKNGILLVDLANRYCEAGKDAASAMRDAAPERLRPVLMTALAAVFGMLPVALAQSDAAEWRNAMGFIIIGGLTTSTFLTLLVVPAAYAAASDLRSVVTNFRSQFLQRPS, from the coding sequence ATGTGGCTTGCAGACGTTTCGATCCGGCGACCGGTATTCGCGACGATGCTGATCGCTTCGCTCGTCGTACTTGGCTTGGTCTCGTTCAACCGGCTCGGGGTCGACCTCTTTCCTGAGGTAGAGTTTCCATACGTCTCTGTAACAACCGCTCTTCCCGGCGCTTCTCCGGGCACCATGGAAACCGAAGTAACCGACGTCATAGAGGAACAGCTCAATACGATCGCCGGCTTGCGCCAGATGCGATCGATTAGCGCCGAAGGTGTAAGCATCGTCAATCTCGAGTTCGAGCTGGAGGAGGATGCCGACCTCAAGGCGCAGGAAGTACGCGACAAGATGTCGCGGCTCGCGGCCGATCTGCCTGACGATTCCGAACCGCCGGTGATCGAGAAGGTTGATCCCGATGCCGCGCCGATCCTGTCGGTTCTCCTGTCAGGCGACATGCCCATCCGCGACCTGACCACTTTTGCAGATGAGGAGGTGAAAGAGCGATTGCAGCGCGTGCCCGGCGTCGGTTCGGTCGAGCTGGTTGGCGGGAGAGAACGCGAAATGCGCATATGGCTCGATGCGGCTACGATGCGCGCGCGTGGAGTAACGGCAGACGATGTGCTCGGCGCGATCCAACGCGAGAATGCTGAGCTGCCGGGCGGGCGCCTGGTTACCGAGGGGCGTACGCGCCAGTTCGGCATCCGCACCCTTGCCGAAGCACGAACGGCGGCGGAATTTGCCGCAATACCCATCCTTTACCGGCCCAATGGACAGACTGTTCGGATCGGCGATGTAGGGCGGGTCGAGGACTCCATTGAGGACGAGGAGAGCTATGCCCAGCTCGATGGGGAACCGGGCGTTGTTCTCGAAGTCCGCAAGCAAAGCGGCGAGAACACGGTCGCGGTGGCAGAACAGATCCGCGCAGAAATCGAAAGCATCCGGACCACCGCTCCCGAGGGCGTCAATTTCATCATCGCTCGCGACACATCTCGCTTCATTGAACAGGCCATTGGCGACGTGCTGTTCGACCTCTTCATTGCCGTGGTGTTGGTGGTGGCGGTGACATTCCTGTTTCTCCTTAGCTGGCGCGCAACTGTCATCGTGCTGCTCGCCATTCCGACCTCGATTGTCGCAACCTTTGTTGCCTTCGCGGCTTTCGATTTCACCGTTAACATGGTCACGCTACTAGCTCTGACTGTCGCTATCGGGTTGTTGGTCGACGATGCCATCGTTGTGGTCGAGGCGGTCCAGAACGACGTCGATGAAGGGAAAGATGCGACCGAAGCCGCCCACACTGCAACCAGACGAGTGGCCTTGGCTGTGCTGGCTGGCACATTCGCGACGCTCGCGGTTTTTGTGCCGATCGCCTTCATGGAAGGAATTGTTGGTCGTTTCTTCTTTCAATACGGTCTGGCAATCGTCTTTTCGGTCAGCGTGTCGATGCTGGTCGCCTTCACGCTCACACCAGCACTATCGGCAAGGTTGCTGCGCCCCGAACATGCGGAAAGTGGCTGGCTCGGACGCATTGAACGGTTCCATATCGGGATGCGTCAACGCTACGAAAGGCTGGTCTCTTGGGCGATCAACCGCCGTTATCTCGTGCTTGGGGGCGCGCTCGCTAGCGTGCTGATCGGCGGATTTTTTGCCGCGCTCGTTCCAAGCACCTTCATGTCCACCACGGACCGATCCGAGTTCCTTGCGACGGTTAAGCTCCCTCAGGGCACAGGGGTTTCCGAGGCGAAGAAGGCGGCAGAGCAGGTCGATTCCTCGCTGCGCCAGAATCCGGAAGTCGAACTCGTTTTCGTGAGTGCAGGCAGCGGAACCAATCCGAAGATCAACGAGCTGGATGTCTATATCGGGCTGAGCCCCAAGCGGTCGCGCGAGGCGACGCAGGACGACGTGATGACCTTCGCGCGGAACGAGATACTGGGAGATGTTCCGGCCGCACGGGAGGTGTCCGTGGAGGAGGTTCCATGGGTATCGGGCGCCGGGGTCGGACAGACTGCAATTGAATTGATCATAACCGGACCTGACACCGCAGCCATCAACGAATACGCGCGGTGGCTGGAGGGCGAGCTGGCCGCACGATCCGAATTTGTCGACGTACGCTCGTCTTACGAAGGTGGCAGGCCGGAACTGCAGATCGTCCTCGACCGCGACCGAGCCGCCGATCTCGGGATTTCGGCGCGCAGCCTGGCCGCCGCATCGCGAACGCTGGTTGGCGGAAGCGATGCAGGCACGTTCGAGGCTGATGGACGTCGCTATGACATTCGCGTTCGTTTGGAGGAAAGGGAACGACAGGGGCTTGGCGATGTCGAGGCAATTCCGCTCAGGACCGGACAGGGCACGCTAGTCGATCTGGCTGCCATTGCCGATGTTGACGTTGCGTTGAGCGCTGCGGAAATCGAGCGCATCGATCGATCGCGCCAGATTTCAGTGCTCGCCAATACGGCTCCCGGTGTGGCGCTGAGCGTTGCCGTGGCTGATGTGGAAGAGTTGCTCACCGCCAATCCGCCACCTGCCGGCTTGGCGACGCGAATGGAAGGCACTGCCCGTCGCCTCGCCGAAACCAGCGAGGCGATTATCTTTGCATTCGCGCTCGCAATCGTCGCGCTCTACATCGTGCTCGCCAGCCAGTTCAACAGCTTCGGGCAACCCATCATTATTATGCTTACGGCACCACTGTCGTTCTCCGGCGCCTACTTCCTGATGTGGGCGGCGGGCCAGGAAATGAGCCTGTTCGCACAAATCGGCATGATCGCTCTGATGGGGATTGTGATGAAGAACGGTATCTTGCTGGTCGATCTCGCCAATCGGTATTGCGAAGCTGGTAAGGATGCGGCTTCTGCAATGCGCGACGCCGCGCCAGAACGCTTACGACCCGTCCTCATGACCGCGCTTGCGGCCGTATTCGGGATGCTGCCAGTAGCGCTGGCGCAGTCAGATGCAGCCGAGTGGCGCAATGCTATGGGCTTCATCATCATCGGCGGGTTGACCACTTCGACTTTCCTGACGCTGCTGGTTGTCCCGGCTGCCTACGCGGCAGCCTCGGACTTACGAAGTGTCGTGACCAATTTCCGATCCCAGTTTTTGCAGAGACCTTCGTAG
- a CDS encoding glutaredoxin family protein: protein MKQPKTAKLYRMVMENHVCPYGIKSKWLMERRGYQVDDHHLTTREETDAFKEKHSVKTTPQTWIGGERIGGYTDLAAHFGNPVEKEGTSYQPVAALFGMMAVMALGAAWVATGQPLSILTAEWFVSFSMCGLAYLKLRDVESFSTMFLNYDLLAKRWVPYGYIYPFAEGLAGVLMTAQILNVVSIPVALVIGTIGAVSVFKAVYIDKRELKCACVGGDSNVPLGFVSLTENLFMIGMAIWMLVKSSVV from the coding sequence ATGAAGCAGCCCAAGACAGCCAAGCTCTACCGCATGGTCATGGAGAACCATGTTTGCCCGTACGGTATCAAGTCCAAGTGGCTAATGGAGCGCCGCGGATACCAGGTGGACGATCATCACCTTACCACCCGCGAGGAAACCGACGCTTTCAAAGAAAAGCACAGCGTCAAGACAACGCCGCAGACATGGATCGGTGGCGAGCGCATCGGCGGCTACACCGACCTCGCGGCGCATTTCGGGAACCCCGTAGAGAAAGAGGGCACGAGCTATCAGCCGGTTGCCGCTCTATTCGGCATGATGGCGGTGATGGCACTGGGCGCGGCATGGGTCGCCACAGGCCAGCCACTCTCGATCCTGACCGCGGAGTGGTTCGTCAGCTTCTCGATGTGCGGTCTTGCCTATCTCAAGCTGCGCGATGTCGAGAGTTTTTCGACGATGTTTCTCAATTATGACCTGCTAGCCAAGCGCTGGGTGCCATACGGCTACATCTATCCGTTCGCGGAGGGCTTAGCAGGAGTTTTGATGACAGCGCAGATCTTGAACGTGGTTTCCATCCCCGTGGCGCTTGTCATCGGCACGATCGGGGCGGTCAGCGTGTTCAAGGCGGTCTACATCGATAAGCGCGAACTCAAGTGCGCCTGCGTGGGCGGAGACAGCAATGTACCGCTTGGGTTCGTCTCGCTCACCGAAAACCTCTTCATGATCGGGATGGCGATCTGGATGCTGGTAAAGTCATCTGTAGTCTGA